The genomic stretch GGTGAGCGTGGCAAGCGTGGAGCGATATGTGCGGCTGGATCGAGAGGGCCGGGGGCTACGCCCTCGGCCCCGTCCCGGACGGTCGGTGAGTGTGATTCCACCCGAGGAACACGAGGCGCTGCGGGCACAACTTCAGCAACACCCGGACCTCACGTTGGCCGAACATGCGGCGTTATGGCGTGAGCACCACAAGGTAGCGTCGGCCAGCACGCTGGTCCGCCGCTTCAAGACCTTACGACTGACGAGAAAAAAAGACATTGGCCGCCGCTGAGCGGGATGAGGCGTGGCGAGCCCAGTTCGTCGCCGACCTGGCCCATGTCGTGCCGAGTGACCTGCTGTACCTGGACGAGAGCGGATTTCAAACCAACATGACCCGCACTCATGCCCGTTGCCCCCGAGGGCAACGGGCCATCGACATCGTTCCTCGGAACCGAGGCAAGAATCTGACCTTGCTCTGTGCGCTGACACTCGCAGGTTCGACCGCCCCGCTGGTGGTCGAGGGCGGTGTCAACGG from Deinococcus planocerae encodes the following:
- a CDS encoding helix-turn-helix domain-containing protein — encoded protein: MRGRAYSLDLRERIVRAVQQGMRQQQAAQHFTVSVASVERYVRLDREGRGLRPRPRPGRSVSVIPPEEHEALRAQLQQHPDLTLAEHAALWREHHKVASASTLVRRFKTLRLTRKKDIGRR